A DNA window from Caldisalinibacter kiritimatiensis contains the following coding sequences:
- the pflA gene encoding pyruvate formate-lyase-activating protein — MIGKIHSIESLGLNDGPGVRFVVFFQGCNLRCVYCHNPDTWSIASGEEITPKQLVNKAIRFKSYFKSSQGGVTCSGGEPLLQPDFLIEFLKLCKKNGIHTAIDTAGVGIGKYEEILKYTDLVLLDIKHIDEKGYEKIAGGNYDEFRRFVKVLKKTDIDLWIRHVVVPTMTDSESHINSLRDIIGGFDNVKKIELLPYHTLGVNKYKKMDIPYKLEGVKPMDKEKIKVLEKIIQKV; from the coding sequence ATGATTGGTAAAATTCATTCAATAGAATCATTAGGATTAAACGACGGTCCAGGTGTAAGATTTGTAGTATTTTTTCAAGGCTGTAATTTAAGATGTGTATACTGTCATAATCCTGATACATGGAGCATAGCTTCAGGTGAAGAAATAACTCCAAAACAATTAGTTAATAAGGCTATTAGATTCAAATCATATTTTAAAAGTTCCCAAGGAGGTGTGACCTGCTCTGGAGGAGAACCATTACTGCAGCCTGATTTTCTTATAGAGTTTTTAAAGCTTTGTAAGAAAAATGGCATACACACAGCTATAGACACAGCAGGAGTTGGTATCGGCAAATATGAAGAGATATTAAAATATACAGATTTAGTATTACTAGATATAAAACATATAGATGAAAAAGGATATGAAAAAATAGCAGGTGGGAACTATGATGAGTTTAGAAGATTTGTAAAAGTATTGAAAAAAACTGATATAGATTTATGGATTAGACATGTAGTAGTACCTACAATGACAGATAGTGAAAGTCATATAAATAGTTTAAGAGATATAATAGGTGGATTTGATAATGTGAAGAAGATAGAATTACTACCATATCATACATTAGGGGTAAATAAATATAAAAAAATGGACATTCCTTATAAATTAGAAGGAGTTAAGCCTATGGATAAAGAAAAGATTAAAGTATTAGAGAAAATAATTCAAAAGGTATAA